A region from the Halomicroarcula saliterrae genome encodes:
- a CDS encoding pyridoxamine 5'-phosphate oxidase family protein has product MSPHSVAMSDEERDEFLGRGGTGVLSLSTDDGPPHAVPVSYGYDAAEATFYFRLAVGADGSKGELSDRPVTFVYYAQEDGDWHSVVAEGHLEDVEREGIETETLDGLRRVDIPLIGIFDHPTREVDFDFCRLVPDALNARVQS; this is encoded by the coding sequence ACAGCGTCGCGATGTCCGACGAGGAGCGCGACGAGTTCCTCGGCCGGGGCGGAACGGGCGTGCTCTCGCTGTCGACCGACGACGGTCCGCCCCACGCCGTTCCCGTCTCCTACGGCTACGACGCGGCGGAAGCGACCTTCTACTTCCGGCTGGCGGTCGGCGCCGACGGGTCCAAAGGCGAGTTGAGCGACCGCCCCGTGACGTTCGTCTACTACGCTCAGGAAGACGGTGACTGGCACAGCGTCGTCGCCGAAGGCCACCTCGAAGACGTCGAACGCGAGGGCATCGAGACCGAGACGCTGGACGGGCTCCGTCGGGTCGATATCCCGCTCATCGGCATCTTCGACCACCCCACGCGCGAGGTCGATTTCGACTTCTGTCGCCTCGTTCCGGACGCCCTGAACGCCCGCGTCCAGTCCTGA